A window of Cellulomonas fimi contains these coding sequences:
- a CDS encoding magnesium and cobalt transport protein CorA, which produces MDDLAGATPGTTPAEPPQAGPRSDVHPLDHGATWVVVHHPADLAAAAARHGLGDDAVAVMRLKGLGSRPPSPDRPVRARIDRTADGTLLVTAPTLSFDGATRQVSTGSLLLVVGEKVVLTAETGTADVVGRTAARLGAGPHAPDDGVRQVLAGALLTLVATAGDVEVELGDAVVATESVVFAATLTGDPVQRIYDLKREIAEARRALGPVTSVLAELVADAADEPAEAGGRTQRWLRRVQTTADRVDEHLDAHDRLLGDMLSAHLSRVSVRQNEDMRKISAWAAIAAVPTLVAGIYGMNFHHMPELTWTYGYPAALLGMGAVCWWLHRLFRRSGWL; this is translated from the coding sequence GTGGACGACCTCGCCGGCGCGACCCCCGGCACGACCCCCGCCGAGCCCCCGCAGGCCGGTCCCCGGTCCGACGTGCACCCGCTGGACCACGGCGCGACCTGGGTGGTGGTGCACCACCCGGCGGACCTGGCCGCGGCCGCCGCGCGGCACGGCCTCGGCGACGACGCGGTCGCGGTGATGCGGCTCAAGGGGCTCGGCAGCCGTCCGCCGTCGCCGGACCGCCCGGTGAGGGCGCGGATCGACCGGACGGCGGACGGGACGCTGCTCGTGACGGCGCCGACGTTGTCGTTCGACGGCGCCACGCGTCAGGTGAGCACGGGGTCGCTCCTGCTGGTCGTCGGGGAGAAGGTCGTCCTGACGGCCGAGACCGGCACGGCCGACGTCGTCGGGCGCACGGCCGCGCGGCTCGGTGCGGGGCCGCACGCGCCCGACGACGGCGTCCGGCAGGTGCTCGCGGGGGCGCTGCTCACGCTCGTCGCGACCGCGGGCGACGTCGAGGTCGAGCTCGGTGACGCGGTGGTCGCGACCGAGTCGGTGGTGTTCGCGGCGACGCTCACGGGCGACCCGGTGCAGCGGATCTACGACCTCAAGCGCGAGATCGCCGAGGCGCGGCGCGCGCTCGGCCCGGTGACGTCGGTGCTCGCGGAGCTGGTCGCGGACGCCGCCGACGAGCCCGCCGAGGCAGGCGGGCGCACGCAGCGGTGGCTGCGTCGGGTGCAGACGACCGCGGACCGCGTGGACGAGCACCTGGACGCGCACGACCGCCTGCTCGGGGACATGCTCTCGGCGCACCTGTCGCGCGTGTCGGTCCGGCAGAACGAGGACATGCGCAAGATCTCGGCGTGGGCGGCCATCGCGGCGGTGCCGACGCTCGTCGCGGGGATCTACGGCATGAACTTCCACCACATGCCGGAGCTCACGTGGACCTACGGGTACCCGGCCGCACTGCTGGGCATGGGGGCGGTGTGCTGGTGGCTGCACCGCCTGTTCCGGCGCTCCGGCTGGCTCTGA
- a CDS encoding undecaprenyl-diphosphate phosphatase, giving the protein MGAGEAIFLGLVQGLTEFLPVSSSAHLRIVGDLLGSGDPGATFTAITQLGTESAVLLYFRRDIARICTAWWRHVRGDRGTDLRARMGMPAGEKADHDALMAWFIALGSVPIVVLGLLFQDTIEHAFRNLWLIVLTLAGFALVLGWADRRGAHRRTLDELTPRDALKFGLWQALALVPGVSRSGGTITGGLLMGYTREAAARYSFLLAIPAVFGSGLFQLAKAVGGDASPGTAGFGATLLATLVAFVVGYLVIIVFLKIVSTFSYTPFVVYRLGLAALVVLLLLTGVLDPMPAATP; this is encoded by the coding sequence ATGGGTGCAGGTGAGGCGATCTTCCTGGGGCTGGTCCAGGGGCTGACGGAGTTCCTGCCGGTGTCGTCGAGCGCGCACCTGCGGATCGTCGGGGACCTGCTCGGCAGCGGCGACCCCGGGGCCACGTTCACGGCCATCACGCAGCTCGGCACCGAGTCCGCGGTGCTGCTCTACTTCCGCCGCGACATCGCGCGGATCTGCACCGCGTGGTGGCGGCACGTGCGCGGCGACCGCGGGACCGACCTGCGCGCCCGGATGGGCATGCCGGCGGGGGAGAAGGCCGACCACGACGCCCTCATGGCGTGGTTCATCGCGCTCGGCTCGGTCCCGATCGTCGTGCTCGGCCTGCTGTTCCAGGACACGATCGAGCACGCGTTCCGCAACCTGTGGCTCATCGTGCTCACGCTCGCCGGGTTCGCCCTGGTGCTCGGCTGGGCGGACCGCCGGGGCGCGCACCGGCGCACCCTCGACGAGCTCACACCCCGCGACGCCCTCAAGTTCGGCCTCTGGCAGGCACTCGCGCTCGTGCCGGGCGTGTCGCGGTCCGGCGGCACGATCACCGGTGGTCTGCTCATGGGCTACACCCGCGAGGCCGCCGCGCGGTACTCGTTCCTGCTGGCCATCCCCGCGGTGTTCGGCTCGGGGCTGTTCCAGCTCGCGAAGGCCGTCGGGGGGGACGCGTCGCCCGGCACGGCCGGGTTCGGCGCCACGCTGCTCGCGACGCTCGTCGCGTTCGTCGTCGGCTACCTCGTCATCATCGTGTTCCTCAAGATCGTGTCGACGTTCAGCTACACGCCGTTCGTCGTCTACCGGCTCGGGCTCGCCGCGCTCGTGGTGCTGCTGCTGCTCACCGGCGTGCTCGACCCCATGCCGGCCGCGACGCCCTGA
- a CDS encoding primosomal protein, which yields MTVDPRAALDRLIAALEAHYNAVVSRKGEDDPAVDDAYDVLADAFEVYDDALGTVHGEATPFYLAEEEDEDEDDEDDEWSGDEDDDYDADDLADEPTGLGTR from the coding sequence ATGACCGTCGACCCGCGTGCCGCGCTGGACCGCCTGATCGCAGCCCTCGAGGCCCACTACAACGCCGTCGTCTCCCGCAAGGGTGAGGACGACCCGGCGGTCGACGACGCGTACGACGTCCTGGCGGACGCGTTCGAGGTCTACGACGACGCGCTCGGCACCGTCCACGGCGAGGCCACCCCGTTCTACCTCGCCGAGGAGGAGGACGAGGACGAGGACGACGAGGACGACGAGTGGTCGGGCGACGAGGACGACGACTACGACGCGGACGACCTCGCGGACGAGCCGACGGGCCTCGGCACCCGCTGA
- a CDS encoding DUF5703 family protein has product MAVGRTGTKRDAWVAQGGQYEYRVLTLPRTTSRNDARRLLTEQAEYGRWELARTVLYAGGERRVWLRRKIIRVRSTLAGFED; this is encoded by the coding sequence ATGGCAGTCGGGCGCACCGGGACGAAGCGCGACGCATGGGTCGCCCAGGGCGGCCAGTACGAGTACCGGGTCCTCACCCTTCCGCGCACGACCAGCCGCAACGACGCCCGTCGCCTGCTCACCGAGCAGGCCGAGTACGGCCGCTGGGAGCTCGCCCGTACGGTCCTCTACGCGGGCGGCGAGCGGCGCGTGTGGCTGCGCCGCAAGATCATCCGCGTGCGCAGCACGCTCGCCGGCTTCGAGGACTGA
- a CDS encoding M20/M25/M40 family metallo-hydrolase, producing the protein MPDATSDPARTPASVPDAQDEVVGICRDLIRFDTSNYGDGSGPGERAAAEHVMGLLTEVGLEPELFESAPGRANVVVRLEGEDASRPALVLHGHLDVVPARAEDWTVDPFEAVEADGLVWGRGAVDMKDMDAMILAVVRQMAREGRRPARDVVVAMFADEEAGGTYGASWAVDHRPELFAGATEAISEVGGFSVDVDGRRAYLLQTAEKGLSWLRLVADGRAGHGSQVNRDNAVTHLAEAVARIGRHPWPLQPTPTVRALLQGVADLTGLPFDPEDPEGVDRLVAALGPASRFVGATLRHTTNPTQLEAGYKANVIPGRAEATIDGRFLPGFEDEFVATVTELAGEHVRIERIHHDTALEVPFAGDLVDAMVDALHAEDPGATVLPYTLSGGTDNKSLSRLGITGYGFAPLRLPADLDFAGMFHGVDERVPVDALRFGTRVLDRLLRTC; encoded by the coding sequence ATGCCCGACGCGACCTCCGACCCCGCCCGCACGCCCGCGTCCGTCCCGGACGCCCAGGACGAGGTCGTCGGGATCTGCCGCGACCTCATCCGGTTCGACACCTCGAACTACGGCGACGGCTCGGGCCCGGGGGAGCGCGCGGCGGCGGAGCACGTCATGGGGCTGCTCACCGAGGTCGGCCTGGAGCCCGAGCTGTTCGAGAGCGCGCCCGGACGCGCCAACGTCGTCGTGCGGCTCGAGGGCGAGGACGCGTCCCGGCCGGCGCTGGTCCTGCACGGCCACCTCGACGTCGTCCCCGCGCGTGCGGAGGACTGGACCGTCGACCCGTTCGAGGCCGTGGAGGCCGACGGGCTGGTCTGGGGCCGTGGCGCCGTCGACATGAAGGACATGGACGCGATGATCCTCGCGGTCGTCCGGCAGATGGCCCGCGAGGGCCGCCGCCCGGCGCGCGACGTGGTCGTCGCGATGTTCGCCGACGAGGAGGCCGGCGGGACGTACGGCGCGAGCTGGGCGGTGGACCACCGGCCGGAGCTCTTCGCGGGCGCGACGGAGGCGATCAGCGAGGTGGGCGGCTTCTCGGTCGACGTCGACGGCCGCCGGGCCTACCTGCTGCAGACCGCGGAGAAGGGTCTGTCGTGGCTGCGGCTCGTGGCCGACGGGCGCGCGGGGCACGGCAGCCAGGTCAACCGGGACAACGCGGTGACGCACCTCGCGGAGGCCGTCGCCCGCATCGGCCGGCACCCGTGGCCGCTGCAGCCGACGCCGACCGTGCGCGCGCTGCTCCAGGGCGTCGCGGACCTCACGGGCCTGCCGTTCGACCCGGAGGACCCCGAGGGCGTCGACCGGCTGGTCGCGGCGCTCGGGCCCGCGTCGCGGTTCGTCGGCGCGACCCTGCGGCACACGACCAACCCCACGCAGCTCGAGGCCGGGTACAAGGCCAACGTCATCCCGGGCCGCGCGGAGGCGACGATCGACGGCCGCTTCCTGCCCGGGTTCGAGGACGAGTTCGTCGCGACCGTGACGGAGCTCGCGGGCGAGCACGTGCGGATCGAGCGGATCCACCACGACACCGCGCTCGAGGTGCCGTTCGCCGGCGACCTCGTCGACGCGATGGTCGACGCGCTGCACGCCGAGGACCCGGGCGCGACCGTCCTGCCGTACACGCTGTCGGGCGGCACCGACAACAAGTCGCTGTCCCGGCTGGGCATCACGGGCTACGGGTTCGCGCCCCTGCGGCTGCCGGCCGACCTGGACTTCGCGGGGATGTTCCACGGCGTCGACGAGCGGGTCCCGGTCGACGCGCTGCGGTTCGGCACGCGCGTGCTGGACCGGCTGCTGCGCACCTGCTGA